In one window of Micromonospora cathayae DNA:
- a CDS encoding RiPP maturation radical SAM C-methyltransferase gives MSVCLVAMPWQSLESPSLPLGLLRAAVTRAGLPTPRTYHANLRWAEFLMARTGEELGPREYTKVAEEGLFDGLGDWVFTGVLHDDPEFAVATLRDYARERDLDITAVSRMREHAADFVELVTDEILGTHPRVVGFSTTFMQNVPSLAVARRIRQRSPDVRIVFGGGNCDGPMGAALHRNHPWVDLVVRGEGEVAFPALLAALADGGTPEALATVPGLCWRDTDGTPRQNPQPSPLPMAKVPTPDFDDWFARLDVSPVNPHVEPKLVMETARGCWWGEKHHCTFCGLNGTLMAFRAKTPDAVLAELGELTARHRVLDVIVVDNIIDNGFFTTVLPRIAERDWDLRVHYEVKSNLKPPEIAAFRAARVSHVQPGIESLVSPVLKIMDKGVAGARNVRTLRDCESAGLTVTWNWLYGFPGERLDDYTPVLRQVPALVHLQPPSGTARILLERFSPYFENPALGFPQRRTAQSYRHVYALPEEDLRDMVYLFDSAHAGISDTDAQRLRDLIDAWTDGYPDSSLVRVDEPDAIVVEDRRAGWPTTDHRLADPLTREVYRAVEPGRSLPAAHRSVTAAGLRVDEADLRGVLDDLLGRGLLFVENGQWLALATAAIPIKVG, from the coding sequence GTGTCCGTGTGTCTCGTCGCGATGCCGTGGCAGTCGCTGGAGTCACCGTCGCTGCCGCTGGGCCTGCTCCGGGCCGCGGTGACCCGCGCCGGACTGCCCACCCCGCGCACGTACCACGCCAACCTGCGCTGGGCGGAGTTCCTGATGGCCCGCACCGGCGAGGAACTGGGCCCACGGGAGTACACCAAGGTCGCCGAGGAGGGCCTCTTCGACGGCCTCGGCGACTGGGTCTTCACCGGCGTCCTGCACGACGACCCCGAGTTCGCCGTGGCGACGCTGCGCGACTACGCCCGCGAACGGGACCTGGACATCACCGCCGTCAGCCGGATGCGGGAACACGCGGCGGACTTCGTCGAGCTGGTCACCGACGAGATCCTCGGCACGCATCCCCGGGTGGTCGGGTTCAGCACCACCTTCATGCAGAACGTGCCCAGCCTGGCGGTGGCGCGGCGGATCCGGCAACGCTCCCCCGACGTGCGGATCGTCTTCGGCGGCGGCAACTGCGACGGACCGATGGGCGCCGCCCTGCACCGCAACCACCCGTGGGTCGACCTCGTCGTCCGCGGCGAGGGCGAGGTCGCCTTCCCGGCGCTGCTCGCCGCGCTCGCCGACGGCGGCACCCCGGAGGCGCTGGCCACCGTACCCGGGCTGTGCTGGCGGGACACCGACGGCACCCCCCGGCAGAACCCCCAGCCATCTCCGCTGCCGATGGCGAAGGTGCCCACCCCCGACTTCGACGACTGGTTCGCCCGGCTGGACGTCTCCCCGGTCAACCCGCACGTCGAACCGAAACTGGTGATGGAGACCGCCCGGGGCTGCTGGTGGGGCGAGAAGCACCACTGCACGTTCTGCGGCCTCAACGGCACCCTGATGGCGTTCCGGGCCAAGACCCCGGACGCCGTCCTGGCCGAGCTGGGCGAACTGACCGCCCGGCACCGCGTCCTCGACGTGATCGTGGTCGACAACATCATCGACAACGGCTTCTTCACCACCGTGCTGCCCCGCATCGCCGAACGGGACTGGGACCTGCGGGTGCACTACGAGGTCAAGTCCAACCTGAAACCGCCGGAGATCGCCGCGTTCCGGGCCGCCCGGGTCAGCCACGTGCAGCCCGGCATCGAGAGCCTCGTCTCGCCGGTACTGAAGATCATGGACAAGGGCGTCGCCGGCGCGCGCAACGTCCGGACGCTGCGCGACTGCGAGTCCGCCGGCCTCACCGTCACCTGGAACTGGCTGTACGGGTTCCCCGGCGAACGCCTCGACGACTACACCCCGGTGCTGCGCCAGGTGCCCGCGCTGGTGCACCTGCAACCCCCCTCGGGCACCGCCCGGATCCTCCTCGAACGGTTCAGCCCGTACTTCGAGAACCCGGCGCTGGGCTTCCCGCAGCGCCGCACCGCGCAGTCGTACCGGCACGTCTACGCCCTGCCCGAGGAGGACCTGCGGGACATGGTGTACCTGTTCGACAGCGCCCACGCCGGCATCTCCGACACCGACGCGCAACGGCTGCGCGACCTGATCGACGCCTGGACCGACGGCTACCCGGACAGCTCCCTGGTCCGGGTGGACGAACCCGACGCGATCGTCGTCGAGGACCGCCGGGCCGGCTGGCCGACCACCGACCACCGGCTCGCCGACCCGCTGACCCGGGAGGTGTACCGGGCCGTCGAACCGGGCCGGTCACTGCCGGCGGCGCACCGGTCGGTGACCGCCGCCGGCCTACGCGTCGACGAGGCGGACCTGCGCGGCGTCCTCGACGACCTGCTCGGCCGGGGGCTGCTGTTCGTCGAGAACGGACAGTGGCTCGCCCTCGCCACCGCCGCCATCCCGATCAAGGTGGGCTGA
- a CDS encoding ABC transporter permease — MTAPKTTVEAGAGRPRPDGSTPPAAGRPTGRRRPSLGSRLRRDWQLLLMVAPGFLILLVFSYVPILGNVIAFQDYNPYVGANPLEAFLKSNWIGFGQFQLLFEDPAFWDAFRNTLAITAFQLVFFFPLPILLAIVLHGLLSSRLRGFIQTVVYLPHFFSWVLVVTFFVAMLGGAGLLSQTMREAGLEPWNIMTNPDTFIILVTAEAVWKDVGWGTIVFLAALSTIDQNLYEAAAADGAGRWRRLWHITLPGLRPVIILLLILRLGDALSVGFEQFLLQRDAVGRQASEVLDTFVYNFSIATGNYGYGAAAGLFKAAVGLVLILVANKIAHKLGERGIYSRS, encoded by the coding sequence GTGACGGCACCGAAGACGACCGTCGAGGCCGGGGCCGGTCGGCCCCGGCCCGACGGGTCCACGCCACCGGCGGCCGGTCGTCCCACCGGCCGCCGCCGGCCGTCGCTGGGCAGCCGGTTGCGCCGGGACTGGCAACTGCTGCTCATGGTGGCGCCCGGCTTCCTCATCCTGCTGGTCTTCAGCTACGTGCCGATCCTCGGCAACGTCATCGCCTTCCAGGACTACAACCCGTACGTCGGGGCGAACCCGCTGGAGGCGTTCCTCAAGAGCAACTGGATCGGCTTCGGCCAGTTCCAGCTCCTGTTCGAGGACCCGGCGTTCTGGGACGCGTTCCGCAACACCCTGGCGATCACCGCGTTCCAGCTGGTGTTCTTCTTCCCGCTGCCGATCCTGCTGGCGATCGTGCTGCACGGGCTGCTGTCCAGCAGACTGCGCGGCTTCATCCAGACCGTCGTCTACCTGCCGCACTTCTTCAGCTGGGTGCTGGTGGTCACCTTCTTCGTCGCGATGCTCGGCGGTGCCGGCCTGCTCTCGCAGACCATGCGGGAGGCCGGGCTCGAACCGTGGAACATCATGACCAACCCGGACACGTTCATCATCCTGGTCACCGCCGAGGCGGTGTGGAAGGACGTCGGCTGGGGCACCATCGTCTTCCTGGCGGCGCTGTCCACCATCGACCAGAACCTGTACGAGGCGGCCGCCGCCGACGGGGCCGGCCGGTGGCGACGGCTGTGGCACATCACCCTGCCCGGCCTGCGCCCGGTGATCATCCTGCTGCTCATCCTGCGCCTGGGCGACGCGCTCTCGGTCGGCTTCGAGCAGTTCCTGCTGCAACGCGACGCGGTGGGCCGGCAGGCTTCCGAAGTGCTGGACACCTTCGTCTACAACTTCTCCATCGCCACCGGGAACTACGGCTACGGTGCGGCGGCCGGCCTGTTCAAGGCCGCGGTCGGGCTCGTCCTGATCCTGGTCGCCAACAAGATCGCACACAAGCTCGGCGAACGAGGGATCTACTCAAGATCATGA
- a CDS encoding ferritin-like domain-containing protein — MTLLPPDKLDGDELAYRIFQVTRDRDPWRIEDVLREGRFSDDPERAERAWRVASHGYYAEQAGLVAAATLAAETEDAPLRFSLALAAADEARHADAFYRYAKAVGGEPADALDAMQPLDDGLTRLPYLGRALVHTMLEGLAADEFILLGEVFAGDPLGRLYHHVRRDEIRHVAIGLNYLARATRTPQGRDAWAAHAREWHDTGIGLTGLDQVATALATHTNRDAATVRAWFLRRHRARLSAAGITIQT, encoded by the coding sequence GTGACGCTGCTGCCACCGGACAAGCTGGACGGCGACGAACTGGCGTACCGGATCTTCCAGGTCACCCGGGACCGCGACCCCTGGCGGATCGAGGACGTGCTGCGCGAGGGCCGGTTCAGCGACGACCCGGAACGCGCCGAACGCGCCTGGCGGGTCGCCTCCCACGGGTACTACGCCGAGCAGGCCGGACTGGTCGCCGCCGCCACCCTCGCCGCCGAGACCGAGGACGCCCCGCTGCGCTTCAGCCTCGCGCTGGCCGCCGCCGACGAGGCCCGGCACGCCGACGCCTTCTACCGGTACGCCAAGGCGGTCGGTGGGGAACCCGCCGACGCGCTGGACGCCATGCAACCCCTCGACGACGGACTGACCCGCCTGCCGTACCTGGGACGGGCGCTGGTGCACACCATGCTCGAAGGGCTGGCCGCCGACGAGTTCATCCTGCTCGGCGAGGTCTTCGCCGGTGACCCGCTGGGCCGGCTCTACCACCACGTCCGGCGGGACGAGATCCGGCACGTCGCGATCGGACTCAACTACCTGGCCCGGGCCACCCGCACCCCACAGGGGCGGGACGCCTGGGCGGCCCACGCCCGCGAATGGCACGACACCGGCATCGGGCTCACCGGCCTGGACCAGGTCGCGACAGCCCTGGCCACGCACACCAACCGGGACGCCGCGACCGTCCGGGCCTGGTTCCTCCGGCGGCACCGGGCACGGCTCAGCGCCGCCGGGATCACGATCCAGACCTGA
- a CDS encoding extracellular solute-binding protein has protein sequence MTLQNSGARPSRRNFLGLVGLGAATVVGGPVLAGCSEKPTSSGGAENLDAFADVLPTHKDLAGGIKPDIMGVRPVPDGYTSYPADLVDAITEKPGTSGKQVTAMTPAWGPAPPGIAQSAYLQAVNAELGTPVSFTIQDGNTYADKLNAMFGARDVPELLCVPGWEIPKIPRFAEAIGVLFEDLTDHLKGDAVNAYPMLASFPTGAWRNAVWNGRLAAVPNPTDGPFPWALFTRKDLLDARGLTVPTSLDELLTVARQVTDPARKVWAFDDVFAMIQMYHKVPAAKQGWRLTSDGTPEFKYETPEFRQALEVMAKIYKDGLVHPDIVASDGADAAQLFAKSGATVFSRAGVGFWQGAQAEHQKVNAKLNIQPVPIFSATGGDPLVWGDDEPTSFTFVKKGVGKDRVQELLRIMNWCSAPLGSQEAQLRDYGVEGKHHTRTPNGPVKNDLAFKEIQNQYYFISGRNPTIGPYPDTPNYVRDLLTYSNEMVKYLEKDPWDGLKIEMPDAYKANAVPTEDKFTDVLRGRRPLSDVDAIVREWKANGGEEARKLLAEALSKAGK, from the coding sequence ATGACACTTCAGAACTCCGGCGCGAGGCCCTCGCGCCGTAACTTCCTCGGCCTGGTGGGGCTGGGCGCGGCCACGGTCGTCGGCGGCCCGGTGCTCGCCGGGTGCAGCGAGAAGCCGACCAGCTCCGGCGGGGCGGAGAACCTGGACGCCTTCGCCGACGTGCTGCCGACGCACAAGGACCTGGCCGGTGGCATCAAGCCCGACATCATGGGCGTCCGCCCGGTGCCGGACGGCTACACCAGTTACCCGGCCGACCTGGTCGACGCGATCACCGAGAAGCCCGGCACCAGCGGCAAGCAGGTCACCGCGATGACCCCGGCCTGGGGCCCGGCCCCGCCCGGCATCGCGCAGAGCGCCTACCTCCAGGCGGTCAACGCCGAGCTGGGCACCCCGGTCAGCTTCACCATCCAGGACGGCAACACGTACGCCGACAAGCTCAACGCCATGTTCGGCGCCCGGGACGTCCCCGAGCTGCTCTGCGTGCCGGGCTGGGAGATCCCCAAGATCCCCCGGTTCGCCGAGGCGATCGGGGTGCTCTTCGAGGACCTCACCGACCACCTCAAGGGTGACGCGGTGAACGCCTACCCGATGCTGGCCTCGTTCCCCACCGGCGCCTGGCGCAACGCGGTCTGGAACGGCCGGCTGGCCGCCGTCCCGAACCCCACCGACGGGCCGTTCCCGTGGGCGCTGTTCACCCGCAAGGACCTGCTCGACGCCCGGGGCCTGACCGTGCCGACGTCGCTGGACGAACTGCTCACCGTCGCCAGGCAGGTCACCGACCCGGCCCGCAAGGTGTGGGCGTTCGACGACGTCTTCGCCATGATCCAGATGTACCACAAGGTGCCCGCCGCCAAGCAGGGCTGGCGACTGACCTCCGACGGCACGCCGGAGTTCAAGTACGAGACCCCGGAGTTCCGCCAGGCCCTCGAGGTGATGGCGAAGATCTACAAGGACGGTCTGGTCCATCCGGACATCGTGGCCAGCGACGGCGCGGACGCCGCCCAGTTGTTCGCCAAGAGCGGCGCGACCGTCTTCAGCCGGGCCGGTGTCGGATTCTGGCAGGGCGCCCAGGCCGAGCACCAGAAGGTCAACGCCAAGCTCAACATCCAGCCGGTGCCGATCTTCTCCGCCACCGGCGGCGACCCGCTGGTCTGGGGCGACGACGAGCCCACCTCGTTCACCTTCGTCAAGAAGGGCGTCGGCAAGGACCGGGTCCAGGAGCTGCTGCGCATCATGAACTGGTGCTCCGCCCCGCTGGGCAGCCAGGAGGCCCAGCTGCGGGACTACGGGGTCGAGGGCAAGCACCACACCCGGACGCCGAACGGGCCGGTCAAGAACGACCTGGCGTTCAAGGAGATCCAGAACCAGTACTACTTCATCAGCGGCCGCAACCCCACCATCGGCCCCTACCCGGACACCCCCAACTACGTGCGGGACCTGCTGACCTACTCCAACGAGATGGTCAAGTACCTGGAGAAGGACCCCTGGGACGGGCTGAAGATCGAGATGCCCGACGCGTACAAGGCCAACGCGGTGCCCACCGAGGACAAGTTCACCGACGTGCTGCGCGGCCGACGGCCGCTGTCCGACGTCGACGCGATCGTGCGGGAGTGGAAGGCCAACGGGGGAGAGGAGGCGAGGAAGCTGCTCGCCGAGGCGCTGTCCAAGGCTGGAAAGTGA
- a CDS encoding helix-turn-helix transcriptional regulator: protein MGRRDELRTLADALSAARAGHGRAVFLVGPAGIGKSRLVAAAGALATVAGMPVLSGRSSVIGPAIPLRPLREALVTAPATLDGCPLTELGPYRPALARLVPEWFPPGGSDQPPGPVGHDLLAVAEGMLRLGGLTGRDRGCLLLLDDLHDADDETLAVLDYLVDHLHRQPATLVGALRPDPGPALDLVRAAARRGACRTVELRPLGPDAVRRLAAGHLDSHPDALPSPAVDLLWAVSGGNPALAGDALAELRATGVLHDTGTGWRMDSPSAGPLPTLTRPLDQLTPPQRDLLLLGALLGPMFSGTVLRRATGRPDPEIRDDLAGAAVARLVRPDRSHPDRYTFVHPLLRVAIRATLPPPERRRLARWAAEAVTDVHPGPSVPHPRTVAALWVDAGEPTVAGHLLTAAGRHALGRGAAGEAADLLHHGTGLLADADAAVRAAGLTDLLDALTEAGDPDRAFGHAAALDDLADHLDPAPRVHLHTALARAADAAGRTADARRHVDLARTLLDPAARAADPAVVDVLAAQLDAGDARPERAGVAEATARRAAMSGPPAVLWQAGLLLGELTRARDPDEATAHLTRAWSVAVRQHVPRWELHALVRLGDDDALRGGDLDRLDQAHRTAARVGAVSARQEAEVRLARHAVLRGDFATVDRLTERLLATAPPPLRRRALLVRATADAHRDRPRDLADALLRYRRDGGDPVRYASWIHGLARVFAALLREDRARALHESYRAARADLDHPASCPLAGRHGAHLLLRAVTGDLTPAGHADLAPGTGVGGLRWNHQFRLFARAVLAGRAGATAEARAAVDEALRVAQPYPVARHLGLRLVSEAAMADGWGDPVGWLRVAEEHFHRAEVPAVAAACRRLLRRAGSRPVQRRAGTEDVPAALRSHGVTPREYEVLGLLAERLSNREIADRLHLSARTVEKHVASLLAKTGQPDRIAVGRLAPLRSGEPGWFVDDQIG from the coding sequence GTGGGTAGACGCGACGAACTGCGTACCCTGGCCGACGCGCTCTCCGCCGCCCGGGCCGGGCACGGCCGGGCGGTGTTCCTGGTCGGCCCGGCGGGCATCGGCAAGTCCCGACTGGTCGCCGCCGCCGGCGCGCTCGCCACGGTCGCCGGCATGCCCGTGCTGTCCGGCCGGTCCAGCGTGATCGGCCCGGCCATCCCGCTGCGACCGCTGCGCGAGGCACTCGTCACCGCCCCCGCCACCCTGGACGGATGTCCGCTCACCGAGCTGGGGCCCTACCGCCCGGCACTGGCCCGGCTGGTGCCGGAGTGGTTCCCGCCCGGCGGGTCGGACCAGCCGCCCGGCCCGGTCGGCCACGACCTGCTGGCCGTCGCCGAGGGGATGCTCCGGCTCGGCGGCCTGACCGGCCGGGACCGGGGCTGCCTGCTCCTCCTCGACGACCTGCACGACGCCGACGACGAGACCCTGGCCGTGCTCGACTACCTCGTCGACCACCTGCACCGGCAACCGGCCACCCTGGTCGGCGCGCTGCGGCCCGACCCCGGCCCGGCCCTCGACCTGGTCCGGGCCGCCGCCCGGCGCGGTGCCTGCCGCACCGTGGAACTGCGCCCCCTCGGGCCGGACGCCGTCCGCCGGCTGGCCGCCGGCCACCTCGACAGCCACCCGGACGCCCTGCCGTCGCCCGCCGTCGACCTGCTCTGGGCGGTCAGCGGCGGCAACCCGGCCCTCGCCGGGGACGCCCTCGCCGAACTGCGCGCCACCGGCGTGCTGCACGACACCGGCACCGGCTGGCGGATGGACAGCCCGTCGGCCGGCCCGCTGCCGACCCTGACCCGGCCGCTCGACCAGCTCACCCCGCCACAACGGGACCTGCTGCTGCTCGGCGCGCTGCTCGGGCCGATGTTCTCCGGTACCGTCCTGCGCCGGGCCACCGGACGCCCCGACCCGGAGATCCGCGACGACCTGGCCGGCGCGGCGGTCGCCCGGCTCGTCCGACCGGACCGGTCCCACCCCGACCGGTACACCTTCGTGCATCCGCTGCTGCGGGTGGCGATCCGCGCCACCCTCCCGCCACCGGAACGCCGTCGCCTGGCCCGCTGGGCCGCCGAAGCGGTCACCGACGTCCACCCCGGACCGTCCGTGCCCCACCCCCGGACGGTCGCCGCCCTGTGGGTCGACGCCGGTGAACCGACCGTCGCCGGTCACCTGCTGACCGCCGCCGGCCGGCACGCCCTCGGCCGTGGTGCCGCCGGTGAGGCCGCCGACCTGCTCCACCACGGCACCGGACTGCTCGCCGACGCCGACGCCGCGGTCCGCGCCGCCGGACTGACGGACCTGCTCGACGCGCTGACCGAGGCCGGGGACCCGGACCGGGCGTTCGGTCACGCCGCCGCCCTCGACGACCTCGCCGACCACCTCGACCCCGCACCCCGCGTCCACCTGCACACCGCGCTGGCCCGGGCGGCCGACGCCGCCGGTCGTACCGCCGACGCCCGCCGCCACGTCGACCTGGCCCGGACCCTGCTCGACCCGGCGGCCCGCGCGGCGGACCCGGCCGTCGTCGACGTCCTCGCCGCGCAGCTCGACGCCGGTGACGCCCGGCCGGAACGGGCCGGCGTCGCCGAGGCGACGGCCCGGCGGGCCGCGATGTCCGGCCCGCCGGCCGTGCTCTGGCAGGCGGGCCTGCTGCTGGGCGAACTGACCCGGGCCCGGGACCCCGACGAGGCCACCGCCCACCTCACCCGGGCCTGGTCGGTCGCGGTCCGCCAGCACGTACCCCGCTGGGAGCTGCACGCCCTGGTCCGGCTCGGTGACGACGACGCGCTGCGCGGGGGTGACCTGGACCGGCTGGACCAGGCCCACCGGACGGCCGCCCGGGTCGGCGCGGTGTCGGCCCGGCAGGAGGCCGAGGTCCGGCTCGCCCGGCACGCCGTGCTGCGGGGCGACTTCGCCACCGTCGACCGGCTCACCGAACGGCTGCTCGCCACCGCGCCACCACCCCTGCGCCGGCGTGCCCTGCTGGTCCGGGCCACCGCCGACGCCCACCGGGACCGGCCCCGGGACCTGGCCGACGCCCTCCTGCGGTACCGCCGCGACGGCGGCGACCCGGTCCGGTACGCGTCCTGGATCCACGGGCTGGCCCGGGTCTTCGCCGCCCTGCTGCGCGAGGACCGCGCCCGCGCGCTGCACGAGTCGTACCGGGCGGCGCGGGCCGACCTGGACCATCCGGCGAGTTGCCCGCTCGCCGGCCGGCACGGCGCACACCTGCTGCTGCGGGCCGTCACCGGTGACCTCACCCCGGCCGGACACGCCGACCTGGCCCCCGGCACCGGGGTCGGCGGCCTGCGCTGGAACCACCAGTTCCGGCTCTTCGCCCGGGCGGTCCTGGCCGGGCGGGCCGGCGCGACCGCCGAGGCGCGGGCCGCCGTGGACGAGGCGCTGCGGGTGGCCCAGCCGTACCCGGTGGCCCGGCACCTCGGTCTGCGGCTGGTCAGCGAGGCCGCCATGGCCGACGGCTGGGGTGACCCGGTCGGCTGGCTGCGCGTGGCGGAGGAACACTTCCACCGTGCCGAGGTCCCGGCGGTGGCCGCCGCCTGCCGTCGTCTGCTGCGGCGGGCCGGCTCCCGCCCGGTGCAGCGGCGGGCCGGCACCGAGGACGTGCCCGCCGCCCTGCGGTCCCACGGGGTGACCCCCCGCGAGTACGAGGTGCTGGGCCTGCTGGCCGAGCGGCTCAGCAACCGGGAGATCGCCGACCGGCTGCACCTGTCGGCGCGGACCGTGGAGAAACACGTGGCGAGCCTGCTCGCCAAGACCGGCCAGCCGGACCGGATCGCGGTCGGTCGGCTCGCTCCGCTCCGGTCCGGGGAGCCGGGCTGGTTCGTCGACGATCAGATCGGCTGA
- a CDS encoding M23 family metallopeptidase: MTGRVGVPSVSPAPVVLRLPFHGTWIVRNSPARRVPSHGTTAFGASHAIDFVAVHGGRTASVRDWRSVLAVEPVDRFFAFDRPIVAPAAGRVVSVWDGEPDHVARRSPLARLPYALTQVSRARQGAPGLAGNHVVVELAGGGPYLVLAHLRRGTVAVRPGEQVVAGQPLGRCGNSGNSTQPHLHLQLMDDVDPFRAAGVPLAFRDYRVHRRGGTGRLVPIGVPDDGDVVASVTVPD; encoded by the coding sequence ATGACCGGTCGTGTCGGTGTCCCGTCTGTCAGCCCGGCGCCCGTGGTGTTGCGGTTGCCGTTCCACGGCACCTGGATCGTCCGTAACAGCCCGGCCCGCCGGGTGCCGAGCCACGGCACCACCGCGTTCGGCGCGAGTCACGCGATCGACTTCGTCGCGGTCCACGGCGGCCGGACGGCGTCGGTGCGTGACTGGCGGAGCGTGCTGGCGGTCGAGCCGGTGGACCGGTTCTTCGCCTTCGACCGGCCGATCGTCGCCCCCGCCGCCGGTCGGGTCGTGTCGGTGTGGGACGGCGAGCCGGACCACGTGGCCCGCCGTTCCCCCCTCGCCCGGCTGCCGTACGCGCTGACCCAGGTCAGCCGGGCCCGGCAGGGCGCCCCTGGGCTCGCCGGCAACCACGTCGTCGTCGAGCTGGCCGGGGGAGGGCCGTACCTGGTCCTCGCGCACCTGCGGCGGGGCACGGTGGCGGTCCGGCCGGGCGAGCAGGTGGTCGCCGGTCAGCCGCTGGGCCGGTGCGGGAACTCGGGCAACTCGACCCAGCCCCACCTGCATCTCCAGCTGATGGACGACGTCGATCCGTTCCGGGCGGCGGGGGTGCCGCTGGCCTTCCGGGACTACCGCGTCCACCGGCGGGGCGGCACCGGGCGGCTGGTACCGATCGGCGTGCCGGACGACGGCGACGTCGTCGCGTCGGTGACCGTCCCGGACTGA
- a CDS encoding DUF5825 family protein — MAVSHPSAPEHAGDALPAITPELTYRTVEQDTVLTFGRSPGDDLDLLRYLREVTSHAVRLRWRLAGVPSFPLHTHVHLVAPSGGVDPESARYALRWTAGYRYGSFFYRQGPGFVMIKDVRPESEDARMTIDEGAEHFLAMADARTVSELAPAARDLVDTVAEAGLLLRADDRILVLPHRMRHWPVPYLSV; from the coding sequence ATGGCCGTCTCGCACCCGAGCGCCCCGGAACACGCCGGGGACGCGCTGCCGGCGATCACCCCGGAGCTGACGTACCGGACGGTCGAGCAGGACACCGTGCTCACTTTCGGCCGTTCCCCGGGCGACGACCTCGACCTGCTGCGCTACCTGCGCGAGGTGACCAGCCACGCGGTCCGGCTCCGGTGGCGACTGGCCGGGGTGCCGTCGTTCCCGCTGCACACCCACGTGCACCTGGTGGCCCCCTCCGGCGGGGTGGACCCCGAGTCGGCCCGGTACGCCCTGCGCTGGACCGCCGGCTACCGGTACGGCAGCTTCTTCTACCGGCAGGGACCCGGCTTCGTCATGATCAAGGATGTCCGGCCGGAGAGCGAGGACGCCCGGATGACCATCGACGAGGGAGCCGAACACTTCCTCGCCATGGCCGATGCCCGCACCGTGTCCGAACTCGCGCCGGCCGCCCGGGACCTGGTCGACACCGTCGCCGAGGCGGGGCTGCTGCTGCGGGCCGACGACCGGATCCTCGTGCTGCCCCACCGGATGCGGCACTGGCCGGTGCCGTACCTTTCGGTGTGA
- a CDS encoding carbohydrate ABC transporter permease, with translation MTATTVRKPRRPDARRPVWEEKPTPVGQAAKTVLLTLLVLGVLFPLWVILVTSLSSRETIAEAGGLVVVPKGIDVSAYQTILAGGAVTRALWISTLVTVIGTAVALTVTVLAAYGLSRPGSLGYRWLLAYFLLPFLIYPPLVPKYLVVTGLGLKDTIWALILPPAISVFNLVVVRGFFQGIPQELLDSARIDGASDVRTLLRIVLPVSRAVVAVVGLFYAVSYWNVWFDALLFIDRNDMYPIQRVLQSYLLAGQAPHTSGATSGVTMPPTESIKMAVVVLTVAPIVAVYPFIQRHFIKGVLIGAVKG, from the coding sequence ATGACCGCCACCACCGTACGGAAGCCGCGCAGGCCGGACGCCCGCCGCCCGGTCTGGGAGGAGAAGCCGACCCCGGTCGGCCAGGCCGCCAAGACCGTCCTGCTCACCCTGCTCGTGCTCGGTGTGCTGTTCCCGCTCTGGGTGATCCTGGTGACCAGCCTGTCCTCCCGCGAGACGATCGCCGAGGCCGGTGGGCTCGTCGTCGTCCCGAAGGGGATCGACGTGTCCGCCTACCAGACCATCCTCGCCGGTGGCGCGGTCACCCGGGCCCTGTGGATCAGCACCCTGGTCACCGTGATCGGCACCGCCGTGGCGCTCACGGTCACCGTGCTGGCCGCGTACGGGCTGTCCCGGCCCGGCTCGCTCGGCTACCGCTGGCTGCTGGCCTACTTCCTGCTGCCGTTCCTGATCTACCCGCCGCTGGTGCCGAAGTACCTGGTGGTGACCGGTCTGGGGTTGAAGGACACCATCTGGGCGCTGATCCTGCCGCCGGCGATCAGCGTGTTCAACCTGGTCGTGGTGCGGGGCTTCTTCCAGGGCATCCCGCAGGAGCTGCTCGACAGCGCCCGCATCGACGGGGCCAGCGACGTCCGTACCCTGCTGCGGATCGTGCTGCCGGTGTCCCGGGCGGTCGTCGCCGTGGTGGGGCTGTTCTACGCGGTCAGCTACTGGAACGTCTGGTTCGACGCGCTGCTGTTCATCGACCGCAACGACATGTACCCGATCCAGCGGGTGCTGCAGAGCTACCTGCTGGCCGGGCAGGCCCCGCACACCTCCGGGGCCACCAGCGGGGTGACCATGCCACCCACCGAGTCGATCAAGATGGCGGTGGTGGTGCTCACCGTCGCCCCGATCGTCGCGGTCTACCCGTTCATCCAGCGGCACTTCATCAAGGGCGTGCTGATCGGCGCGGTCAAGGGCTGA